In candidate division WOR-3 bacterium, a single window of DNA contains:
- a CDS encoding alkaline phosphatase family protein, which produces MFILGLDGVPFSFLKNYTEKKNLPFLNSLFNNGDFKRMESIYPTLSSVAWTSFLTGKKPGSHGIFGFIDIHDDLSLYIPNYKDIKTKTLIEIFSENQRSVLHINLPITYPPPDIKNSYCISGFIAPKIEKATYPQELTKLLIKEDYIIDLDPWMAREEKKRENFYNKLFLATEKRFKVCEEIMKKNYFDIIILHIMEPDRLFHFFIKEENKLEKYFYFLDEKIKEFVERNVKDEDELILLSDHGFTELKSEINIFPLLKEKGIFKLKKGNSQELKDISEDSKAFTMTPGRIYLYRRERFLNAKYKEEEISKEVEDILKEFLNLEGIKDFKNKYEIFGREFLNISPDFLLIPEKGFDFRADLKNEEIYMTSPLKGTHTFDDAFLYIRGKKILRDNVRLIDVAPTILSILGISNKYNFDGEAIV; this is translated from the coding sequence ATGTTCATACTTGGACTTGATGGTGTTCCCTTCTCTTTTTTAAAAAACTATACTGAGAAAAAGAATTTACCTTTTTTAAACTCCCTGTTTAATAACGGTGATTTCAAAAGAATGGAATCTATCTACCCTACCCTCTCCTCCGTTGCCTGGACAAGTTTTTTAACAGGTAAAAAACCAGGCTCCCATGGAATTTTTGGATTTATTGATATACATGATGACTTATCACTTTATATTCCAAATTATAAGGATATAAAAACAAAAACCCTGATAGAGATATTTTCTGAAAACCAAAGAAGTGTTTTACATATAAATTTGCCCATAACTTACCCACCCCCTGATATTAAAAACTCTTATTGTATTTCTGGATTTATTGCTCCAAAAATTGAAAAAGCTACCTATCCTCAGGAATTAACGAAACTTTTAATAAAAGAAGATTACATAATTGATCTTGACCCATGGATGGCAAGGGAAGAGAAAAAAAGAGAGAATTTCTATAATAAACTTTTTTTAGCAACAGAAAAAAGATTTAAAGTTTGTGAAGAAATTATGAAGAAAAATTATTTTGATATTATTATTCTCCATATTATGGAACCCGACAGATTATTTCACTTTTTCATTAAAGAAGAAAATAAATTAGAAAAATACTTTTATTTTCTTGATGAAAAAATAAAAGAATTTGTTGAAAGAAATGTAAAGGATGAGGATGAACTTATATTGCTTTCAGATCATGGTTTTACTGAACTTAAAAGTGAAATTAATATTTTCCCTCTTTTAAAGGAGAAAGGAATTTTTAAATTAAAAAAGGGAAATTCGCAGGAACTAAAAGATATCTCAGAAGATTCAAAAGCATTCACAATGACTCCTGGAAGAATTTATTTATATAGAAGGGAAAGATTTTTAAATGCAAAATATAAGGAAGAAGAAATATCAAAAGAAGTTGAGGATATTTTAAAAGAATTTTTAAATTTAGAGGGAATAAAGGATTTTAAGAACAAATATGAAATTTTTGGAAGAGAATTTCTTAATATTTCTCCTGATTTTCTTTTAATTCCCGAGAAAGGATTTGATTTCAGGGCAGACCTTAAAAATGAAGAAATTTATATGACTTCTCCCTTAAAGGGAACGCATACCTTTGATGATGCTTTTCTTTATATAAGGGGAAAAAAGATATTAAGGGATAATGTAAGACTTATTGATGTTGCACCAACTATTTTAAGTATACTCGGGATAAGTAATAAATATAATTTTGATGGAGAGGCAATTGTATGA
- a CDS encoding PhoH family protein → MEIKTFSVRPKKLREILGVLNQNLKVLQEYFSGKITVRGEEIKFEGDKKEFKKLKEILAKLDERAEEGEFFEPEQIIDILNNRSNFKNIEKYKDSIITPKKIVTPKTDNQKQYVDALRKYPLVFSIGPAGTGKTYLAVACALEHLREEKVERIILTRPAVEAGESLGFLPGSFQEKVDPYLRPLYDALFDMMPYDRIKKLMNTGVIEIAPLAYMRGRTLSNAFVILDEAQNTNYLQMKMFLTRIGLKTKVAVTGDITQIDLKDKEESGLVIAEKILKGVEGIKFIYFGSEDIIRHPIVKSIIIAFEKYEGKKKEGKTS, encoded by the coding sequence GTGGAAATAAAAACCTTTAGTGTAAGACCTAAAAAATTAAGAGAAATACTTGGGGTTTTAAATCAAAACCTCAAGGTATTACAGGAATATTTTTCAGGGAAAATAACCGTGAGAGGTGAAGAAATTAAATTTGAAGGTGATAAAAAAGAATTCAAAAAATTAAAGGAGATTTTAGCCAAACTTGATGAAAGGGCTGAAGAAGGAGAGTTTTTTGAACCTGAGCAAATTATTGATATTCTGAATAATAGGAGTAATTTTAAAAATATAGAAAAATATAAAGATTCAATTATAACACCTAAAAAAATAGTTACTCCTAAAACAGATAATCAGAAACAATATGTTGATGCTTTAAGAAAATATCCTCTTGTTTTTTCAATAGGACCAGCTGGAACAGGTAAGACATACCTTGCAGTTGCCTGTGCTCTTGAGCATTTAAGGGAAGAAAAAGTAGAAAGAATTATTCTTACAAGACCTGCAGTAGAAGCTGGAGAATCACTCGGTTTTTTACCTGGTAGTTTCCAGGAAAAGGTTGATCCCTATTTAAGGCCCCTTTACGATGCCTTATTTGATATGATGCCTTATGATAGAATAAAAAAACTAATGAATACAGGAGTAATAGAAATTGCTCCTCTTGCTTACATGAGAGGAAGAACCCTTTCAAATGCTTTTGTTATCTTAGATGAGGCTCAGAATACAAATTACCTGCAGATGAAAATGTTTTTAACGAGAATAGGTTTAAAGACAAAAGTTGCTGTAACAGGTGACATAACACAGATAGATTTGAAAGATAAGGAGGAATCAGGACTTGTAATTGCAGAAAAAATTTTAAAAGGAGTAGAGGGAATAAAATTTATTTATTTTGGCTCAGAGGATATCATAAGGCATCCTATTGTTAAATCCATTATAATTGCCTTTGAAAAGTATGAGGGAAAGAAGAAGGAAGGAAAGACTTCTTAA
- a CDS encoding NAD(P)-dependent oxidoreductase has translation MLKIKKTVILFGLSELLGRSLYKKLKERDFIIKGFSLRKKEWFKEEFYFFEDFFNKNFEANFYIYLSAVSGEFQVERDYINALEVNVITPLKILNRIKSGHFIYISSASVYENKLFPEEEEANFHDSLYGSMKFAAEGLLKVLSSKKNIKFTSLRFPRIYGPFMERNPVSDFLKALREKKKEVVLYDDYSSRYEYIFSYDAAEYILKVMELGLEGIYNCGSGIVKSVLEIKNIFEKITGKNFNINFKDKRKGADALNSEKIKKFLNIKFTDFEEGIKIIFKEENITL, from the coding sequence ATTCTTAAGATAAAAAAAACTGTAATTTTATTCGGTTTATCAGAACTCCTTGGAAGAAGTTTATACAAAAAGTTAAAAGAAAGAGATTTTATAATAAAAGGATTCTCCTTAAGAAAAAAGGAATGGTTTAAAGAAGAATTTTATTTTTTTGAAGATTTCTTTAATAAAAACTTTGAAGCTAATTTTTACATTTATCTTTCAGCAGTATCAGGTGAATTTCAGGTAGAAAGGGATTACATAAATGCTCTTGAAGTTAATGTGATAACACCTTTGAAAATTTTAAACAGGATAAAAAGTGGTCATTTTATTTACATTTCCTCAGCCAGTGTTTATGAAAATAAGTTATTTCCAGAGGAGGAAGAAGCAAATTTTCATGATTCCCTTTATGGTTCAATGAAATTTGCTGCTGAGGGACTTTTAAAAGTGTTAAGTTCTAAAAAAAATATAAAATTCACATCCTTGAGGTTTCCAAGAATTTACGGACCATTTATGGAGAGAAATCCTGTCTCAGATTTTTTAAAAGCTTTGAGAGAAAAAAAGAAAGAAGTTGTGTTATACGATGATTACTCTTCAAGATATGAATACATCTTTTCCTATGATGCAGCAGAATATATTCTAAAAGTCATGGAACTTGGTTTAGAAGGAATTTATAACTGTGGAAGTGGAATAGTAAAATCTGTTCTTGAAATAAAAAATATATTTGAAAAAATAACAGGGAAAAATTTTAATATAAATTTTAAGGATAAAAGAAAGGGAGCTGATGCTCTTAATTCCGAAAAAATAAAAAAATTTTTAAATATTAAATTTACAGATTTTGAAGAGGGTATAAAAATAATCTTTAAAGAAGAGAATATTACCCTTTAA
- a CDS encoding LysM peptidoglycan-binding domain-containing protein, whose amino-acid sequence MKKLILFSFFVFSLFAQEKLTEKDAQARIKELQSKIEELTKNLSTCQSEIEARKNELTPLDNEISSLQNEIDALKAELSKYPSEYEVKKGDFLAKIAEYPFIYGTYKAWPRIWRANRDLIKDPDLIYPGWKLKIPHGLDKSYTVIKGDYLWKIANFWWIYRDGKKWKVIYEANKDKIKNPDLIYPGQELIIPR is encoded by the coding sequence ATGAAAAAATTAATTCTATTTTCTTTTTTTGTTTTTTCTCTTTTTGCTCAGGAAAAATTAACTGAAAAGGATGCACAGGCTCGTATTAAGGAACTTCAGAGTAAAATTGAAGAGCTTACTAAAAATTTAAGTACTTGCCAGAGCGAAATTGAAGCAAGAAAAAATGAACTTACCCCTCTTGATAATGAGATTTCTTCTCTACAAAATGAAATAGATGCGTTAAAGGCAGAGCTTAGTAAGTATCCATCAGAATATGAAGTTAAAAAAGGTGATTTTCTCGCAAAAATAGCTGAATATCCTTTTATTTATGGAACATATAAAGCATGGCCAAGAATATGGAGAGCAAACAGAGATCTTATTAAGGATCCAGATCTTATTTATCCCGGATGGAAATTAAAGATTCCCCATGGTCTTGATAAAAGTTATACAGTTATAAAGGGAGACTATTTATGGAAAATAGCCAATTTCTGGTGGATTTATAGAGATGGAAAGAAGTGGAAAGTTATTTATGAAGCAAATAAAGACAAGATTAAAAATCCTGACCTTATATACCCTGGACAGGAACTTATTATACCGAGATAA
- a CDS encoding T9SS type A sorting domain-containing protein, with protein MKFFLFFLTSIIILEAQIINEFPVEVSPDSTFATSISQDNNKFLGIYRKELGTSGAYINGLFISKSNNSPIGSPYNFGTTDFNFYEFDYALPQVAFDGKNFLVAWTQSGFVKGRFISSVNFQMGPVFNIANNYTITGFNTLHFNTFTKKYFMVLYKIGTNGLDGVFLDTLGQYYSALNITSMKIRKEYSMAYGNGKYLITWIDSTGSDYAIYGQLVNENGSLYGSNFLIDGSPEPSDNPLFVTFDGTKFIVLFPDQEISGWKIYARFVGLDGTVYPSRILVTSTGHIAPSAACISNYILITWTSFDSLKVFGRLFDLSLNPVTSEFAIFSPAGTKFPVGNFTTFTNNKFYVFTTRCNFTGAFVDGDIYGAEIIGLKIDEKGNSLSDKFSFLPYYSKNRISINFNIPFSSETSIELYDLSGKKNITLFKGFLKSGNYKKDFEINKLNSGIYFVIFNALNSQKKSKVLLIK; from the coding sequence ATGAAATTTTTTTTATTTTTTTTAACCTCAATAATAATATTGGAAGCACAGATAATAAATGAATTTCCAGTTGAGGTTTCACCGGATTCAACCTTTGCTACTTCTATTTCTCAGGACAATAATAAATTTCTTGGAATATACAGAAAAGAATTAGGGACAAGTGGTGCTTACATAAATGGTCTATTTATATCAAAGTCAAATAATTCTCCTATAGGATCTCCATACAATTTTGGAACAACAGATTTCAATTTTTATGAATTTGATTATGCACTGCCTCAGGTTGCCTTTGATGGAAAAAACTTTCTCGTTGCATGGACACAGAGCGGTTTTGTAAAAGGTAGATTTATTTCTTCAGTTAATTTTCAGATGGGACCTGTATTTAACATAGCAAATAACTATACTATAACAGGGTTCAATACACTTCACTTCAATACATTCACCAAGAAATACTTTATGGTTCTTTATAAAATAGGAACAAATGGTCTTGATGGGGTTTTTCTTGATACCCTTGGACAGTATTACAGTGCTCTTAATATTACAAGCATGAAGATAAGAAAAGAGTATTCAATGGCGTATGGCAATGGCAAATATCTTATTACTTGGATTGATAGCACAGGTTCAGATTATGCAATCTATGGTCAGCTTGTAAATGAAAATGGTTCACTTTATGGCTCTAATTTTTTAATTGATGGTTCCCCTGAGCCCAGTGATAACCCACTTTTTGTAACTTTTGATGGAACAAAATTTATAGTTCTTTTTCCAGATCAAGAAATTAGTGGATGGAAAATTTATGCAAGGTTTGTAGGATTAGATGGAACAGTCTATCCATCAAGAATTCTTGTAACATCAACAGGTCATATTGCACCTTCTGCTGCTTGTATTTCAAATTATATATTAATAACCTGGACAAGTTTTGATTCCTTGAAAGTTTTTGGAAGGTTATTTGACCTTTCCTTAAATCCTGTAACAAGTGAGTTTGCCATTTTTTCTCCAGCTGGTACCAAATTTCCTGTTGGTAATTTCACAACATTTACCAATAATAAATTTTATGTTTTTACAACAAGATGTAACTTTACTGGTGCTTTTGTTGATGGAGATATTTACGGAGCAGAAATAATAGGTTTAAAGATTGATGAGAAAGGAAATTCCCTTTCCGATAAATTTAGTTTTTTGCCCTATTATTCAAAGAACAGAATTTCCATCAATTTTAATATTCCTTTTTCTTCAGAAACTTCAATTGAACTTTATGACCTTTCAGGAAAGAAAAATATAACTCTCTTTAAGGGCTTTTTAAAATCAGGAAACTATAAAAAGGATTTTGAAATAAATAAATTGAATTCTGGAATTTACTTTGTTATTTTTAATGCTTTAAACTCGCAAAAGAAGAGTAAAGTTTTATTAATTAAGTGA
- the sat gene encoding sulfate adenylyltransferase — protein MKLVERIFPKEKPLPFEGNLKKIEIDEDTLFDLEKIAIGSFSPLEGFMTKEELESVCEKGRLPNDYPFTIPILLQIKKEKVKEIPHKGELLLSYRGETFGMIEIEEVYSFDIEYVSRKVFGTLSLDHPGVFLLKSKGDFAIGGKIWLFKRPPHPFSEYELTPKETREFFKKKGYKTICAFQTRNAPHRAHEYLQRIALEITDCLFIHPILGRKKEGDFSNDLILKSYRALIDNYLPKERVLLSGLTTPMRYAGPKEAVFHAIVRKNYGATHFIVGRDHAGVGNFYDPYAAHRIFDQYPDIGIEIIKVKSVFICIKCDGIASENTCPHDEKFREYISMTSIRNALKNKENLSEKILRKEVFEILKGEYK, from the coding sequence ATGAAACTTGTTGAAAGAATTTTTCCGAAAGAAAAACCCTTACCCTTTGAGGGAAATTTAAAAAAAATTGAAATAGATGAAGATACTCTTTTTGACCTTGAAAAAATAGCAATTGGAAGTTTTTCTCCCCTTGAAGGTTTTATGACAAAAGAAGAACTGGAAAGTGTTTGTGAAAAAGGTAGATTGCCAAATGATTACCCCTTTACAATTCCTATACTCTTACAGATAAAAAAAGAAAAAGTAAAGGAAATTCCTCATAAGGGAGAACTTCTTTTATCATACAGGGGGGAAACATTTGGAATGATTGAAATTGAAGAAGTTTACAGTTTTGATATTGAATATGTATCAAGAAAGGTTTTTGGCACTCTTTCACTGGATCATCCAGGTGTTTTTCTTTTAAAATCAAAAGGTGATTTTGCCATAGGTGGAAAAATATGGCTTTTTAAAAGACCACCTCATCCCTTTTCTGAATATGAACTCACACCAAAGGAGACAAGGGAATTTTTTAAGAAAAAGGGATATAAAACAATATGCGCCTTTCAAACAAGAAATGCTCCACACAGGGCTCATGAATATTTACAGAGAATAGCCCTTGAGATAACTGACTGTCTCTTTATTCACCCAATTCTTGGAAGAAAAAAAGAAGGAGATTTTTCAAATGATTTAATTTTAAAAAGTTACCGTGCCTTAATTGATAATTATCTTCCTAAGGAAAGAGTTTTATTATCAGGACTTACAACACCTATGAGATACGCAGGACCAAAGGAGGCAGTTTTCCATGCAATAGTGAGGAAAAATTACGGGGCAACTCACTTTATTGTTGGAAGAGACCATGCTGGAGTAGGGAATTTTTATGACCCCTACGCAGCCCATAGAATTTTTGACCAGTACCCTGACATAGGTATTGAGATAATAAAGGTAAAATCAGTTTTTATATGTATAAAGTGTGATGGAATAGCCTCTGAAAATACATGCCCTCATGATGAAAAATTCAGGGAATATATAAGTATGACAAGTATAAGGAATGCACTAAAAAATAAAGAAAATTTAAGTGAAAAAATTTTAAGAAAAGAAGTATTTGAAATTTTAAAGGGAGAATATAAGTAA
- a CDS encoding MiaB/RimO family radical SAM methylthiotransferase, with product MRKFTIFTLGCRTNIAESEKLKALLISKKFEYTPNIYESDYIFLNTCTVTHKADRDSRKILNRIKKINERAKIFITGCATYLFKEDERIRILNFNDLLKEFDEKDGNINVLPPEESGHARYFLKIQEGCDYRCTFCIVPMRRGKSRSYDISTLLKEVQIAVSKGYKEIVLTGTQIGDYGKDIDKTISLRTLLEKLLSLNFDFRIRLSSLHPSHIYKIYDLLTEEKIVPHLHIPLQSGSEKVLRDMKRPYTIKFYDNILNSIMKLKRRFSIGTDLIIGFPTETKEEFLKTIRYIENSPFSYIHIFSYSKREGTEAAKLKEIDKKELKERMEIMKEIDKKKREKFLNSLLGNILEPVYEKKEGDFLKGLSEYGFKVKFRGNGVRKGELVKVYVKEIENLLLSGFKI from the coding sequence TTGAGAAAGTTTACAATTTTTACCCTCGGTTGCAGAACAAATATTGCTGAAAGTGAAAAATTAAAAGCCCTTCTTATTTCAAAGAAATTTGAATACACCCCAAATATTTACGAATCTGATTATATTTTCTTAAATACCTGCACGGTAACTCATAAGGCTGACAGAGATTCAAGAAAAATTTTAAATAGAATTAAAAAAATAAATGAAAGGGCAAAAATTTTTATAACAGGGTGTGCCACTTATCTTTTTAAGGAAGATGAAAGAATTAGAATATTAAATTTTAATGACCTTTTAAAAGAATTTGATGAAAAAGATGGGAACATAAATGTTTTACCCCCTGAAGAATCGGGACATGCAAGATACTTTCTTAAAATACAAGAAGGTTGTGACTATAGATGCACTTTCTGCATAGTTCCTATGAGAAGAGGAAAATCAAGATCATACGATATTTCTACACTGTTAAAAGAAGTGCAAATTGCAGTTTCAAAAGGTTATAAAGAGATTGTTTTAACAGGAACACAGATAGGTGATTATGGAAAAGACATTGACAAAACTATTTCCTTAAGGACCTTACTTGAAAAACTACTTTCCTTAAATTTTGATTTTAGAATAAGACTATCCTCTTTACACCCTTCTCATATTTATAAAATTTATGATTTGCTTACAGAGGAAAAAATTGTTCCACACTTGCATATTCCCCTTCAAAGCGGCTCAGAAAAAGTGTTAAGGGATATGAAAAGACCCTATACCATTAAATTTTATGATAATATTTTAAATTCAATTATGAAATTAAAGAGAAGATTCAGTATTGGAACAGACCTTATTATAGGTTTTCCAACAGAAACAAAGGAAGAGTTTCTCAAAACTATAAGATACATTGAAAACTCTCCCTTTTCCTATATTCACATTTTTTCTTATTCAAAAAGGGAAGGAACAGAGGCAGCTAAATTAAAGGAGATTGATAAAAAAGAATTGAAGGAAAGGATGGAAATAATGAAAGAAATTGATAAGAAAAAGAGGGAAAAATTTTTAAATTCTCTTTTAGGAAATATTTTAGAGCCTGTTTATGAAAAGAAAGAGGGAGATTTTTTAAAGGGTCTTTCAGAATACGGTTTTAAGGTGAAATTTAGGGGGAACGGAGTAAGAAAAGGTGAATTAGTTAAGGTCTATGTAAAAGAAATTGAAAATTTACTTCTTTCAGGATTTAAGATATAA